A stretch of Carya illinoinensis cultivar Pawnee chromosome 14, C.illinoinensisPawnee_v1, whole genome shotgun sequence DNA encodes these proteins:
- the LOC122293352 gene encoding zinc finger CCCH domain-containing protein 19-like isoform X1, with product MGDMTQDGAMQETEVAEEAGSVGHLADGTEQTGLADVADAANDVPYVVEEKGYSHLAVTMEVAEKDDAADLVEGKDVPDSVEMTEVVEKEDVSDLGETSDAAEKEDVAELVETEEDCVFDLAETTEAAEKEDATELVELPKIVAEDNVAHLVEVPEVAEKDDMADLVKMKKLSQEDGADLSKVVEEDEPHLVETSEAVEIEGGTDLVEVTGETNFDGRVAENVDLSGPVIEEMDFTGPLVEEMELREVAGEDRPDLVEIREAVVTEGGADLPEPMEDTNLDDRVAENVDFSGPDFTDPLAEETDGADLAKVVEKDEPHLVETREAAEMEDGPDLVEVTEETNFDGQVAENVDLLGPVTEERDFRGPLVEEMELRKVAEGDGPDMVETREAVETKGGADLPELMEDTNLDDRVAENVDFSGPVPEEMDFTDPLAEETDLTGPVTKMMDLAVPVAEEMVLAGLAVDTDFGGHVDGMKEVVDVANAGELEDEIVEAGEDLAEKENAMEAEDSEAVEVAQIEEEITEGVDEMDVKEEIEVVEASGGSGGGKRKRGKNSRAPVRVLARKKIEEDVCFICFDGGDLVLCDRRGCPKAYHPSCVNRDEAFFRAKGRWNCGWHLCSNCEKNAYYMCYTCTFSLCKACIRDAVILCVRRNKGFCAACMKTVMLIEHNLQGNKDMGQVDFDDKSSWEYLFKEYYIDLKEKLSLTLEELNQAKNPWKESDGFAGKQESPDELYDANNDEGSDSDSSCGNIEISSSKRRAKKRLKPRSKETDSPAPARATRAEGPSTDGNAEWASKDLLAFVMHMKNGDRSVLSQFDVQALLLEYIKRNKLRDPRRKSQIICDSRLQSLFGKPRVGHFEMLKLLESHFLIKEDSQADDLQGSVVDTESSQLENAGISDALVKTGRDKKRKTRKKGDERGPQSNLDDYAAIDIHNINLIYLRRNLVEELIEDMEMLHDKVVGSFVRIRISGSGQKQDLYRLVQVVGTCKAAEPYKVGKKMTDILLEILNLNKTEIVSIDIISNQEFTEDECKRLRQSIKCGLINRLTVGDIQEKAMVLQEVRVKDWLEAEIVRLSHLRDRASEKGRRKELRECVEKLQLLKTPEERQRRLDEFPEIHADSNMDPSYESEEDEGERYDKRQVHAETYIRPRGTDFGRKASESVSPQTGGPAFSDSWGGTRNYSDTSRELSRNMSSKGFSYKGDDTTSGRDMVNERNQGRDRETQQARSWEKQRSAETSGHGAFTVHSVAKSETNLAVSEIAAASHSTAVAQSAATINETEKMWHYQDPSGKVQGPFSMVQLRKWNNTGYFPADLKIWRTSEKQNDSLLLTDALAGKFQKDLPLVDHSFPKAQVVQNSHMSSSYSGKPHGTPLQQGMEAQVGERSKFDENRGALNQHSNTGGSSGQSVGGSWRSQNEISPAGKHAMLVEVPNISSDGWGPNPQKDSSNLPSPTPLQTTTEVTKGQSSENKRLQNSLQSSVSIREASPFSGGNVTQPPAAVILESALRGAENTGASSNPAVVPIPKPDNSMLLGSLNALLMHAQSTVPQSVLADASMSPNVNMKNNGTNFQNLNQSLANPESQGWGSSLVPKPDMTSSSPLPGSESQAWGSAPYQKVEPINPATPPVQPLAQGNWGDAPSVHNSASSFSTGNPMGTYPTAGYSGLPPANPWRHPVPGNQSDIQPPAPATLTWGVGVGENQTSGTRPGPENQNTGWGPVPGNHHMGWGGPVPSNANLNWGASVQGPAPGNGTAGWVAPGTVVPGWVSASQGLPMGNGNPGWVAPGQGPAPTGNPNPGWAAPTGNLGNNGDMLANQNVRGSHGGDSGYGGGKSWNRQSSFGGGGGGGSRPPFKGQRVCKFHESGHCKKGASCDYLHT from the exons ATGGGTGACATGACGCAGGATGGTGCCATGCAGGAGACGGAAGTGGCCGAGGAGGCAGGTTCCGTTGGACACTTAGCTGATGGAACCGAGCAGACTGGGTTGGCGGATGTGGCTGATGCAGCCAATGATGTGCCTTACGTGGTCGAGGAAAAGGGTTATTCTCACTTGGCGGTCACGATGGAGGTTGCAGAGAAGGATGATGCAGCTGACTTGGTGGAGGGGAAGGATGTGCCTGACTCGGTGGAAATGACGGAGGTCGTAGAGAAGGAGGATGTGTCAGATTTGGGAGAAACGTCTGATGCTGCAGAGAAAGAGGATGTGGCCGAATTGGTTGAAACAGAGGAGGACTGTGTATTCGATTTGGCAGAAACGACAGAGGCTGCAGAGAAAGAGGATGCAACTGAGTTGGTGGAATTACCAAAGATTGTGGCGGAGGACAATGTGGCTCACTTGGTGGAAGTGCCAGAGGTTGCTGAGAAGGACGACATGGCTGACTTGGTGAAGATGAAAAAGCTTTCACAGGAGGATGGGGCTGACTTGTCAAAGGTTGTAGAGGAGGATGAGCCTCACTTGGTGGAGACGAGCGAGGCTGTAGAGATTGAAGGTGGGACCGACTTGGTAGAAGTGACAGGGGAGACGAATTTTGATGGCCGAGTAGCTGAGAATGTGGATTTGTCAGGCCCAGTAATTGAAGAAATGGATTTTACAGGCCCATTGGTTGAGGAGATGGAATTGAGAGAGGTTGCAGGGGAGGATCGGCCTGATTTGGTGGAAATAAGGGAGGCAGTAGTGACAGAGGGTGGGGCTGATTTGCCAGAACCAATGGAAGATACGAATTTGGATGATCGAGTAGCAGAGAATGTGGATTTTTCAGGACCAGATTTTACAGACCCATTGGCTGAAGAGACAGATGGGGCTGACTTGGCAAAGGTTGTAGAGAAGGATGAGCCTCACTTGGTGGAGACAAGGGAGGCTgcagagatggaggatgggCCTGACTTGGTAGAAGTGACAGAGGAGACGAATTTTGATGGTCAAGTAGCAGAGAATGTGGATTTGTTAGGACCAGTAACTGAAGAAAGGGATTTTAGAGGCCCATTGGTTGAGGAGATGGAATTGAGAAAGGTTGCAGAGGGGGATGGGCCTGACATGGTGGAAACAAGGGAGGCAGTAGAGACGAAGGGTGGGGCTGACTTGCCAGAATTGATGGAGGATACAAATTTGGATGATCGAGTAGCAGAGAATGTGGATTTTTCAGGCCCAGTGCCTGAGGAAATGGACTTTACAGACCCATTGGCTGAGGAGACGGATTTGACAGGTCCAGTGACTAAGATGATGGATTTGGCAGTTCCAGTGGCTGAGGAGATGGTTTTGGCAGGCTTAGCGGTGGATACAGATTTTGGTGGCCATGTAGATGGAATGAAAGAAGTTGTAGATGTAGCAAATGCAGGTGAATTGGAAGATGAGATTGTGGAGGCAGGGGAGGACTTGGCAGAGAAAGAGAACGCAATGGAAGCAGAGGATTCAGAAGCGGTTGAGGTGGCACAAATTGAAGAGGAAATCACAGAGGGTGTGGATGAAATGGATGTGAAAGAGGAGATAGAGGTGGTGGAAGCGAGTGGGGGTAGTGGTGGAGGGAAGAGAAAGCGTGGCAAGAATTCTCGGGCCCCTGTGAGAGTCCTAGCAAGGAAGAAGATTGAAGAGGATGTTTGTTTCATTTGCTTTGATGGGGGTGATCTGGTGCTTTGTGATCGCAG GGGATGCCCTAAGGCGTACCATCCTTCCTGTGTTAATCGCGATGAGGCATTCTTTCGAGCTAAGGGTCGATGGAATTGTG GTTGGCACCTGTGTAGCAACTGTGAGAAGAATGCCTACTATATGTGTTATACTTGTACATTTTCCTTGTGCAAGGCATGCATCAGAGATGCAGTTATCTTATGTGTGAGAAGAAACAAAGGCTTCTGTGCAGCATGTATGAAAACGGTCATGTTAATTGAACACAATCTGCAAGGAAACAAGGATATG GGTCAAGTAGATTTTGATGACAAAAGTAGTTGGGAGTATCTTTTCAAGGAATACTATATCGATTTAAAAGAGAAGCTGTCCCTGACTTTAGAAGAACTCAATCAAGCTAAAAATCCGTGGAAAGAGTCTGATGGATTTGCTGGTAAACAGGAATCTCCTGATGAACTTTATGACGCTAATAATGATGAGGGGTCAGATTCAGACAGTTCCTGTGGTAATATAGAAATAAGTAGCTCTAAAAGGAGGGCCAAGAAAAGGTTGAAGCCCCGATCCAAGGAAACTGATTCACCAGCCCCAGCACGAGCAACTCGTGCTGAAGGTCCTTCCACAGATGGAAATGCTGAATGGGCATCAAAAGACCTCTTGGCGTTTGTTATGCACATGAAAAATGGTGACAGATCTGTTTTGTCTCAGTTTGATGTGCAGGCTCTCTTGCTAGAGTACATAAAGAGAAACAAACTTCGAGATCCTCGGCGTAAAAGTCAAATAATTTGTGATTCAAGGCTTCAGAGTCTGTTTGGGAAACCACGTGTGGGGCATTTTGAAATGTTAAAGCTTCTTGAATCCCATTTTCTTATAAAAGAGGATTCTCAGGCTGATGATCTTCAAGGAAGTGTAGTTGATACTGAATCTAGTCAGTTGGAGAATGCTGGGATCTCTGATGCCCTTGTAAAGACTGGTAGAGATAAGAAACGTAAAACTCGTAAGAAGGGTGATGAGAGGGGACCTCAATCAAATCTTGACGACTATGCAGCCATTGATATTCACAACATTAATCTAATTTACTTAAGACGTAATTTAGTGGAGGAACTTATTGAAGATATGGAAATGTTACATGACAAAGTTGTTGGTTCTTTTGTGAGAATAAGGATTTCTGGTAGTGGTCAAAAGCAAGATTTGTATAGGCTGGTCCAAGTTGTAG GTACATGCAAAGCTGCTGAGCCCTATAAAGTTGGTAAAAAGATGACAGATATCTTGCtagaaatattaaatttaaacaaGACAGAGATCGTATCAATTGATATAATCTCAAATCAAGAGTTCACTGAG GATGAATGCAAGCGACTACGCCAAAGCATAAAGTGTGGACTTATCAACAGGCTGACTGTG GGAGATATTCAGGAGAAAGCAATGGTACTTCAGGAGGTCAGGGTCAAAGAT TGGCTGGAAGCAGAGATAGTGCGACTTAGTCATCTCCGTGATCGAGCAAGTGAAAAAGGGCGTAGGAAGGA GCTTAGAGAATGTGTAGAGAAGTTGCAACTTCTTAAGACACCTGAGGAGCGCCAGCGTAGACTGGATGAATTTCCAGAAATACATGCTGACTCAAACATGGATCCTAGTTATGaatcagaagaagatgaaggtgaaAGATATGATAAGAGACAAG TGCATGCAGAAACTTACATAAGACCAAGAGGTACTGATTTTGGCCGGAAGGCAAGTGAATCAGTTTCTCCGCAAACAGGAGGTCCCGCTTTTAGTGATTCCTGGGGTGGGACTAGGAACTATTCTGACACGAGTAGAGAATTAAGCAGGAATATGTCTAGTAAAGGGTTCTCTTATAAAGGAGATGATACTACTAGCGGTAGAGACATGGTGAATGAACGGAATCAAGGAAGAGACAGAGAAACACAGCAAGCAAGAAGTTGGGAGAAGCAAAGAAGTGCTGAGACTTCAGGACATGGCGCTTTTACAGTCCACTCTGTGGCAAAGTCTGAAACAAATCTTGCTGTGTCAGAAATTGCAGCAGCATCTCACTCTACTGCAGTGGCTCAATCTGCTGCCACAATCAATGAAACAGAAAAAATGTGGCATTATCAGGATCCGTCTGGAAAAGTCCAGGGACCATTTTCCATGGTGCAGTTGCGAAAATGGAACAACACCGGATATTTTCCTGCTGATCTGAAGATTTGGAGAACCAGTGAAAAACAGAATGATTCTCTACTTCTGACTGATGCATTGGCTGGAAAGTTCCAGAAAGACCTACCATTAGTGGATCACAGTTTTCCAAAGGCTCAAGTGGTGCAAAATTCACATATGTCATCCTCATATTCTGGGAAACCTCATGGAACACCCTTACAGCAAGGTATGGAAGCTCAAGTTGGTGAAAGATCAAAATTTGATGAGAATCGTGGAGCTCTGAATCAACATTCTAATACTGGAGGTTCTTCAGGCCAATCTGTAGGAGGAAGTTGGAGATCTCAAAATGAAATCAGTCCTGCAGGCAAGCATGCTATGTTGGTTGAGGTCCCAAATATTTCTTCGGATGGGTGGGGTCCCAACCCCCAAAAGGATTCATCAAACCTTCCTTCACCTACTCCACTACAAACTACCACGGAGGTGACAAAGGGGCAGTCTTCTGAAAATAAGCGGTTGCAAAATTCTCTGCAATCATCTGTTTCCATTAGGGAAGCCAGTCCATTCTCAGGTGGTAATGTGACGCAACCTCCTGCTGCCGTTATCCTAGAGAGTGCTCTTCGAGGTGCAGAAAATACTGGTGCAAGTTCAAATCCTGCGGTAGTTCCCATACCCAAGCCAGATAATAGTATGCTACTAGGTTCTTTAAACGCCCTTTTAATGCATGCTCAATCGACGGTGCCACAATCTGTTTTGGCTGATGCTTCAATGAGTCCCAACGTAAATATGAAGAATAATGGCActaatttccaaaatttgaatCAGTCTCTGGCTAATCCTGAATCTCAAGGATGGGGGTCTAGTTTAGTTCCGAAACCTGATATGACTTCTTCAAGCCCTTTACCTGGGAGTGAATCCCAAGCCTGGGGAAGCGCTCCATACCAGAAGGTGGAACCAATTAATCCTGCTACTCCGCCTGTGCAACCACTTGCTCAAGGAAACTGGGGTGATGCTCCATCTGTCCATAATTCTGCTTCATCATTCAGTACAGGAAATCCAATGGGGACTTACCCCACTGCAGGCTATTCGGGCTTGCCTCCAGCTAATCCTTGGAGACATCCGGTTCCAGGCAATCAATCAGACATTCAGCCTCCGGCTCCAGCCACCCTAACTTGGGGCGTAGGTGTTGGAGAGAACCAAACTTCCGGGACAAGACCAGGGCCAGAGAATCAAAATACTGGTTGGGGTCCAGTGCCAGGAAATCATCACATGGGCTGGGGAGGACCTGTTCCATCAAATGCGAACTTAAATTGGGGTGCTTCTGTTCAGGGACCGGCACCTGGAAATGGAACTGCAGGATGGGTTGCACCTGGAACTGTGGTTCCCGGTTGGGTCTCTGCCAGTCAAGGGCTACCAATGGGAAACGGAAATCCCGGTTGGGTTGCTCCTGGTCAAGGCCCAGCACCTACTGGAAATCCAAATCCTGGGTGGGCTGCACCCACCGGGAATCTGGGCAACAATGGAGACATGCTAGCAAACCAAAATGTTAGAGGTTCTCATGGTGGAGACTCTGGTTATGGTGGTGGCAAGTCTTGGAACAGACAGTCCTCATTTGGTGGAGGGGGAGGAGGGGGTTCTAGGCCTCCTTTCAAGGGGCAAAGAGTGTGCAAGTTCCATGAGAGTGGGCATTGCAAGAAAGGAGCTTCTTGCGATTATCTGCACACCTGA
- the LOC122293352 gene encoding zinc finger CCCH domain-containing protein 19-like isoform X4, whose translation MGDMTQDGAMQETEVAEEAGSVGHLADGTEQTGLADVADAANDVPYVVEEKGYSHLAVTMEVAEKDDAADLVEGKDVPDSVEMTEVVEKEDVSDLGETSDAAEKEDVAELVETEEDCVFDLAETTEAAEKEDATELVELPKIVAEDNVAHLVEVPEVAEKDDMADLVKMKKLSQEDGADLSKVVEEDEPHLVETSEAVEIEGGTDLVEVTGETNFDGRVAENVDLSGPVIEEMDFTGPLVEEMELREVAGEDRPDLVEIREAVVTEGGADLPEPMEDTNLDDRVAENVDFSGPDFTDPLAEETDGADLAKVVEKDEPHLVETREAAEMEDGPDLVEVTEETNFDGQVAENVDLLGPVTEERDFRGPLVEEMELRKVAEGDGPDMVETREAVETKGGADLPELMEDTNLDDRVAENVDFSGPVPEEMDFTDPLAEETDLTGPVTKMMDLAVPVAEEMVLAGLAVDTDFGGHVDGMKEVVDVANAGELEDEIVEAGEDLAEKENAMEAEDSEAVEVAQIEEEITEGVDEMDVKEEIEVVEASGGSGGGKRKRGKNSRAPVRVLARKKIEEDVCFICFDGGDLVLCDRRGCPKAYHPSCVNRDEAFFRAKGRWNCGWHLCSNCEKNAYYMCYTCTFSLCKACIRDAVILCVRRNKGFCAACMKTVMLIEHNLQGNKDMGQVDFDDKSSWEYLFKEYYIDLKEKLSLTLEELNQAKNPWKESDGFAGKQESPDELYDANNDEGSDSDSSCGNIEISSSKRRAKKRLKPRSKETDSPAPARATRAEGPSTDGNAEWASKDLLAFVMHMKNGDRSVLSQFDVQALLLEYIKRNKLRDPRRKSQIICDSRLQSLFGKPRVGHFEMLKLLESHFLIKEDSQADDLQGSVVDTESSQLENAGISDALVKTGRDKKRKTRKKGDERGPQSNLDDYAAIDIHNINLIYLRRNLVEELIEDMEMLHDKVVGSFVRIRISGSGQKQDLYRLVQVVGTCKAAEPYKVGKKMTDILLEILNLNKTEIVSIDIISNQEFTEDECKRLRQSIKCGLINRLTVGDIQEKAMVLQEVRVKDWLEAEIVRLSHLRDRASEKGRRKELRECVEKLQLLKTPEERQRRLDEFPEIHADSNMDPSYESEEDEETYIRPRGTDFGRKASESVSPQTGGPAFSDSWGGTRNYSDTSRELSRNMSSKGFSYKGDDTTSGRDMVNERNQGRDRETQQARSWEKQRSAETSGHGAFTVHSVAKSETNLAVSEIAAASHSTAVAQSAATINETEKMWHYQDPSGKVQGPFSMVQLRKWNNTGYFPADLKIWRTSEKQNDSLLLTDALAGKFQKDLPLVDHSFPKAQVVQNSHMSSSYSGKPHGTPLQQGMEAQVGERSKFDENRGALNQHSNTGGSSGQSVGGSWRSQNEISPAGKHAMLVEVPNISSDGWGPNPQKDSSNLPSPTPLQTTTEVTKGQSSENKRLQNSLQSSVSIREASPFSGGNVTQPPAAVILESALRGAENTGASSNPAVVPIPKPDNSMLLGSLNALLMHAQSTVPQSVLADASMSPNVNMKNNGTNFQNLNQSLANPESQGWGSSLVPKPDMTSSSPLPGSESQAWGSAPYQKVEPINPATPPVQPLAQGNWGDAPSVHNSASSFSTGNPMGTYPTAGYSGLPPANPWRHPVPGNQSDIQPPAPATLTWGVGVGENQTSGTRPGPENQNTGWGPVPGNHHMGWGGPVPSNANLNWGASVQGPAPGNGTAGWVAPGTVVPGWVSASQGLPMGNGNPGWVAPGQGPAPTGNPNPGWAAPTGNLGNNGDMLANQNVRGSHGGDSGYGGGKSWNRQSSFGGGGGGGSRPPFKGQRVCKFHESGHCKKGASCDYLHT comes from the exons ATGGGTGACATGACGCAGGATGGTGCCATGCAGGAGACGGAAGTGGCCGAGGAGGCAGGTTCCGTTGGACACTTAGCTGATGGAACCGAGCAGACTGGGTTGGCGGATGTGGCTGATGCAGCCAATGATGTGCCTTACGTGGTCGAGGAAAAGGGTTATTCTCACTTGGCGGTCACGATGGAGGTTGCAGAGAAGGATGATGCAGCTGACTTGGTGGAGGGGAAGGATGTGCCTGACTCGGTGGAAATGACGGAGGTCGTAGAGAAGGAGGATGTGTCAGATTTGGGAGAAACGTCTGATGCTGCAGAGAAAGAGGATGTGGCCGAATTGGTTGAAACAGAGGAGGACTGTGTATTCGATTTGGCAGAAACGACAGAGGCTGCAGAGAAAGAGGATGCAACTGAGTTGGTGGAATTACCAAAGATTGTGGCGGAGGACAATGTGGCTCACTTGGTGGAAGTGCCAGAGGTTGCTGAGAAGGACGACATGGCTGACTTGGTGAAGATGAAAAAGCTTTCACAGGAGGATGGGGCTGACTTGTCAAAGGTTGTAGAGGAGGATGAGCCTCACTTGGTGGAGACGAGCGAGGCTGTAGAGATTGAAGGTGGGACCGACTTGGTAGAAGTGACAGGGGAGACGAATTTTGATGGCCGAGTAGCTGAGAATGTGGATTTGTCAGGCCCAGTAATTGAAGAAATGGATTTTACAGGCCCATTGGTTGAGGAGATGGAATTGAGAGAGGTTGCAGGGGAGGATCGGCCTGATTTGGTGGAAATAAGGGAGGCAGTAGTGACAGAGGGTGGGGCTGATTTGCCAGAACCAATGGAAGATACGAATTTGGATGATCGAGTAGCAGAGAATGTGGATTTTTCAGGACCAGATTTTACAGACCCATTGGCTGAAGAGACAGATGGGGCTGACTTGGCAAAGGTTGTAGAGAAGGATGAGCCTCACTTGGTGGAGACAAGGGAGGCTgcagagatggaggatgggCCTGACTTGGTAGAAGTGACAGAGGAGACGAATTTTGATGGTCAAGTAGCAGAGAATGTGGATTTGTTAGGACCAGTAACTGAAGAAAGGGATTTTAGAGGCCCATTGGTTGAGGAGATGGAATTGAGAAAGGTTGCAGAGGGGGATGGGCCTGACATGGTGGAAACAAGGGAGGCAGTAGAGACGAAGGGTGGGGCTGACTTGCCAGAATTGATGGAGGATACAAATTTGGATGATCGAGTAGCAGAGAATGTGGATTTTTCAGGCCCAGTGCCTGAGGAAATGGACTTTACAGACCCATTGGCTGAGGAGACGGATTTGACAGGTCCAGTGACTAAGATGATGGATTTGGCAGTTCCAGTGGCTGAGGAGATGGTTTTGGCAGGCTTAGCGGTGGATACAGATTTTGGTGGCCATGTAGATGGAATGAAAGAAGTTGTAGATGTAGCAAATGCAGGTGAATTGGAAGATGAGATTGTGGAGGCAGGGGAGGACTTGGCAGAGAAAGAGAACGCAATGGAAGCAGAGGATTCAGAAGCGGTTGAGGTGGCACAAATTGAAGAGGAAATCACAGAGGGTGTGGATGAAATGGATGTGAAAGAGGAGATAGAGGTGGTGGAAGCGAGTGGGGGTAGTGGTGGAGGGAAGAGAAAGCGTGGCAAGAATTCTCGGGCCCCTGTGAGAGTCCTAGCAAGGAAGAAGATTGAAGAGGATGTTTGTTTCATTTGCTTTGATGGGGGTGATCTGGTGCTTTGTGATCGCAG GGGATGCCCTAAGGCGTACCATCCTTCCTGTGTTAATCGCGATGAGGCATTCTTTCGAGCTAAGGGTCGATGGAATTGTG GTTGGCACCTGTGTAGCAACTGTGAGAAGAATGCCTACTATATGTGTTATACTTGTACATTTTCCTTGTGCAAGGCATGCATCAGAGATGCAGTTATCTTATGTGTGAGAAGAAACAAAGGCTTCTGTGCAGCATGTATGAAAACGGTCATGTTAATTGAACACAATCTGCAAGGAAACAAGGATATG GGTCAAGTAGATTTTGATGACAAAAGTAGTTGGGAGTATCTTTTCAAGGAATACTATATCGATTTAAAAGAGAAGCTGTCCCTGACTTTAGAAGAACTCAATCAAGCTAAAAATCCGTGGAAAGAGTCTGATGGATTTGCTGGTAAACAGGAATCTCCTGATGAACTTTATGACGCTAATAATGATGAGGGGTCAGATTCAGACAGTTCCTGTGGTAATATAGAAATAAGTAGCTCTAAAAGGAGGGCCAAGAAAAGGTTGAAGCCCCGATCCAAGGAAACTGATTCACCAGCCCCAGCACGAGCAACTCGTGCTGAAGGTCCTTCCACAGATGGAAATGCTGAATGGGCATCAAAAGACCTCTTGGCGTTTGTTATGCACATGAAAAATGGTGACAGATCTGTTTTGTCTCAGTTTGATGTGCAGGCTCTCTTGCTAGAGTACATAAAGAGAAACAAACTTCGAGATCCTCGGCGTAAAAGTCAAATAATTTGTGATTCAAGGCTTCAGAGTCTGTTTGGGAAACCACGTGTGGGGCATTTTGAAATGTTAAAGCTTCTTGAATCCCATTTTCTTATAAAAGAGGATTCTCAGGCTGATGATCTTCAAGGAAGTGTAGTTGATACTGAATCTAGTCAGTTGGAGAATGCTGGGATCTCTGATGCCCTTGTAAAGACTGGTAGAGATAAGAAACGTAAAACTCGTAAGAAGGGTGATGAGAGGGGACCTCAATCAAATCTTGACGACTATGCAGCCATTGATATTCACAACATTAATCTAATTTACTTAAGACGTAATTTAGTGGAGGAACTTATTGAAGATATGGAAATGTTACATGACAAAGTTGTTGGTTCTTTTGTGAGAATAAGGATTTCTGGTAGTGGTCAAAAGCAAGATTTGTATAGGCTGGTCCAAGTTGTAG GTACATGCAAAGCTGCTGAGCCCTATAAAGTTGGTAAAAAGATGACAGATATCTTGCtagaaatattaaatttaaacaaGACAGAGATCGTATCAATTGATATAATCTCAAATCAAGAGTTCACTGAG GATGAATGCAAGCGACTACGCCAAAGCATAAAGTGTGGACTTATCAACAGGCTGACTGTG GGAGATATTCAGGAGAAAGCAATGGTACTTCAGGAGGTCAGGGTCAAAGAT TGGCTGGAAGCAGAGATAGTGCGACTTAGTCATCTCCGTGATCGAGCAAGTGAAAAAGGGCGTAGGAAGGA GCTTAGAGAATGTGTAGAGAAGTTGCAACTTCTTAAGACACCTGAGGAGCGCCAGCGTAGACTGGATGAATTTCCAGAAATACATGCTGACTCAAACATGGATCCTAGTTATGaatcagaagaagatgaag AAACTTACATAAGACCAAGAGGTACTGATTTTGGCCGGAAGGCAAGTGAATCAGTTTCTCCGCAAACAGGAGGTCCCGCTTTTAGTGATTCCTGGGGTGGGACTAGGAACTATTCTGACACGAGTAGAGAATTAAGCAGGAATATGTCTAGTAAAGGGTTCTCTTATAAAGGAGATGATACTACTAGCGGTAGAGACATGGTGAATGAACGGAATCAAGGAAGAGACAGAGAAACACAGCAAGCAAGAAGTTGGGAGAAGCAAAGAAGTGCTGAGACTTCAGGACATGGCGCTTTTACAGTCCACTCTGTGGCAAAGTCTGAAACAAATCTTGCTGTGTCAGAAATTGCAGCAGCATCTCACTCTACTGCAGTGGCTCAATCTGCTGCCACAATCAATGAAACAGAAAAAATGTGGCATTATCAGGATCCGTCTGGAAAAGTCCAGGGACCATTTTCCATGGTGCAGTTGCGAAAATGGAACAACACCGGATATTTTCCTGCTGATCTGAAGATTTGGAGAACCAGTGAAAAACAGAATGATTCTCTACTTCTGACTGATGCATTGGCTGGAAAGTTCCAGAAAGACCTACCATTAGTGGATCACAGTTTTCCAAAGGCTCAAGTGGTGCAAAATTCACATATGTCATCCTCATATTCTGGGAAACCTCATGGAACACCCTTACAGCAAGGTATGGAAGCTCAAGTTGGTGAAAGATCAAAATTTGATGAGAATCGTGGAGCTCTGAATCAACATTCTAATACTGGAGGTTCTTCAGGCCAATCTGTAGGAGGAAGTTGGAGATCTCAAAATGAAATCAGTCCTGCAGGCAAGCATGCTATGTTGGTTGAGGTCCCAAATATTTCTTCGGATGGGTGGGGTCCCAACCCCCAAAAGGATTCATCAAACCTTCCTTCACCTACTCCACTACAAACTACCACGGAGGTGACAAAGGGGCAGTCTTCTGAAAATAAGCGGTTGCAAAATTCTCTGCAATCATCTGTTTCCATTAGGGAAGCCAGTCCATTCTCAGGTGGTAATGTGACGCAACCTCCTGCTGCCGTTATCCTAGAGAGTGCTCTTCGAGGTGCAGAAAATACTGGTGCAAGTTCAAATCCTGCGGTAGTTCCCATACCCAAGCCAGATAATAGTATGCTACTAGGTTCTTTAAACGCCCTTTTAATGCATGCTCAATCGACGGTGCCACAATCTGTTTTGGCTGATGCTTCAATGAGTCCCAACGTAAATATGAAGAATAATGGCActaatttccaaaatttgaatCAGTCTCTGGCTAATCCTGAATCTCAAGGATGGGGGTCTAGTTTAGTTCCGAAACCTGATATGACTTCTTCAAGCCCTTTACCTGGGAGTGAATCCCAAGCCTGGGGAAGCGCTCCATACCAGAAGGTGGAACCAATTAATCCTGCTACTCCGCCTGTGCAACCACTTGCTCAAGGAAACTGGGGTGATGCTCCATCTGTCCATAATTCTGCTTCATCATTCAGTACAGGAAATCCAATGGGGACTTACCCCACTGCAGGCTATTCGGGCTTGCCTCCAGCTAATCCTTGGAGACATCCGGTTCCAGGCAATCAATCAGACATTCAGCCTCCGGCTCCAGCCACCCTAACTTGGGGCGTAGGTGTTGGAGAGAACCAAACTTCCGGGACAAGACCAGGGCCAGAGAATCAAAATACTGGTTGGGGTCCAGTGCCAGGAAATCATCACATGGGCTGGGGAGGACCTGTTCCATCAAATGCGAACTTAAATTGGGGTGCTTCTGTTCAGGGACCGGCACCTGGAAATGGAACTGCAGGATGGGTTGCACCTGGAACTGTGGTTCCCGGTTGGGTCTCTGCCAGTCAAGGGCTACCAATGGGAAACGGAAATCCCGGTTGGGTTGCTCCTGGTCAAGGCCCAGCACCTACTGGAAATCCAAATCCTGGGTGGGCTGCACCCACCGGGAATCTGGGCAACAATGGAGACATGCTAGCAAACCAAAATGTTAGAGGTTCTCATGGTGGAGACTCTGGTTATGGTGGTGGCAAGTCTTGGAACAGACAGTCCTCATTTGGTGGAGGGGGAGGAGGGGGTTCTAGGCCTCCTTTCAAGGGGCAAAGAGTGTGCAAGTTCCATGAGAGTGGGCATTGCAAGAAAGGAGCTTCTTGCGATTATCTGCACACCTGA